In Alteracholeplasma palmae J233, a single genomic region encodes these proteins:
- a CDS encoding S4 domain-containing protein: MRLDKYLKISRLIKRRTVAKEAASKDKVLVNNKLAKPSTTIYTNDLITLYLGLKIITIKVTSLTPIKDDLMYELIKEEKRIEQVSPL; this comes from the coding sequence ATGAGGCTTGATAAGTATTTAAAAATTTCTCGCCTGATCAAAAGACGTACAGTTGCTAAAGAAGCCGCTAGCAAAGATAAAGTATTAGTTAACAATAAACTAGCTAAGCCTTCTACTACTATTTATACTAATGATCTAATTACTTTATACTTAGGTTTAAAGATTATAACTATCAAAGTTACTTCTCTTACTCCTATTAAAGATGATCTCATGTATGAATTAATTAAAGAAGAAAAACGTATAGAACAAGTATCCCCTTTATAA
- the lysS gene encoding lysine--tRNA ligase, protein MYPDDFNEQQLIRRKKVEELKELGVDPFGKKYQRTHTTKQIIETYGNDDHDTLEEKHVEVSVAGRIVLKRVQGKAGFMHLQDRDGKIQAYVRLDGVGELSFDLYKRADLGDIVGIKGILFRTKTDELTIKATEFTHLTKALRPLPDKFHGLQDKEEARRRRYVDLIVNEEAQFVAKTRPRIIRAIQHFFDSKGFIEVETPVLHSILGGAAARPFVTHHNALDMDFYLRIATELPLKRLIVGGLEAVYEIGRLFRNEGIDATHNPEFTTIEAYLAYADMEDIMDLVENCLSTVTHEVLGTYDVTYGENTIHMKDFKRVHMVDLIKELSGVDFWQQMSLDEAKDLAKKHEIKIEKHFSIGHIIEAFYEKYGEPSIIQPTMVYGHPVEISPLAKKNEKDPRFTDRFELFIAGKEYANAFSELNDPIDQKERFLHQLEQKALGDDEASEMDIDFVEALEYGMPPTGGLGIGIDRLIMLLTNTPNIRDVILFPHARRK, encoded by the coding sequence ATGTATCCAGATGATTTTAATGAGCAACAACTCATTCGTAGAAAAAAAGTTGAAGAATTAAAAGAACTAGGAGTTGATCCTTTTGGTAAAAAATACCAAAGAACTCATACAACCAAACAAATAATTGAAACTTATGGAAATGATGATCATGACACTTTAGAAGAAAAGCATGTTGAAGTCTCCGTTGCCGGAAGAATTGTATTAAAACGTGTTCAAGGTAAAGCAGGTTTTATGCATCTTCAAGACAGAGATGGTAAAATTCAAGCTTATGTAAGACTTGATGGTGTCGGTGAATTAAGTTTTGACTTATACAAGCGTGCTGACTTAGGAGATATTGTAGGTATTAAAGGTATTTTATTTAGAACTAAAACTGATGAACTTACTATAAAAGCAACTGAGTTTACTCACCTTACAAAGGCCTTACGTCCTCTACCAGATAAATTCCACGGTTTACAAGATAAAGAAGAGGCACGTCGTCGTCGTTATGTTGACTTAATCGTTAATGAAGAAGCACAATTTGTTGCTAAAACTAGACCTAGAATTATTAGAGCAATCCAACACTTCTTTGACTCTAAAGGTTTTATTGAAGTGGAAACACCTGTTTTACACTCTATATTAGGTGGTGCTGCTGCTCGTCCTTTCGTTACACACCACAACGCTTTAGATATGGACTTCTATTTAAGAATCGCAACTGAATTACCACTTAAACGTTTAATTGTTGGTGGTTTAGAAGCCGTTTATGAAATAGGCAGACTCTTTAGAAATGAAGGAATTGATGCGACTCATAACCCTGAATTTACTACTATTGAAGCTTATCTTGCTTATGCAGATATGGAAGATATCATGGATTTAGTAGAAAACTGTTTATCAACTGTTACTCATGAAGTTCTAGGAACATATGATGTGACATATGGTGAAAATACGATTCATATGAAAGACTTCAAACGTGTTCATATGGTTGATTTAATCAAAGAACTTTCAGGTGTTGATTTCTGGCAACAAATGTCTTTAGATGAAGCTAAAGATTTAGCTAAAAAACATGAAATTAAAATAGAAAAACACTTTTCTATTGGGCACATTATTGAAGCTTTCTATGAAAAATATGGAGAACCTTCGATTATTCAACCAACAATGGTTTATGGACATCCAGTAGAAATTTCACCTCTTGCTAAAAAGAATGAAAAAGATCCAAGATTTACAGATCGTTTTGAATTATTTATAGCTGGAAAAGAATATGCTAATGCTTTTAGTGAATTAAATGATCCAATTGATCAAAAAGAAAGATTCTTACACCAATTAGAACAAAAAGCTCTTGGTGATGATGAAGCTAGTGAAATGGATATTGACTTTGTTGAAGCATTAGAATACGGTATGCCACCTACAGGTGGACTTGGTATTGGTATTGATAGATTAATTATGTTATTAACTAACACACCTAATATTAGAGATGTTATCTTATTCCCACACGCTAGAAGAAAATAA